The following proteins are encoded in a genomic region of Dokdonia donghaensis DSW-1:
- a CDS encoding SusD/RagB family nutrient-binding outer membrane lipoprotein has protein sequence MKHFLYITSLLLLLGMSSCTEDFEEINTNPNDPVSVQPSLLLRQVIYDYGEQMSYEGFVAGDLLSQHRTALDFNLFDRHALKSPQLGGNPWPIFYTNLRDNQIILQQAQTNLTFAVYEGPALILKAYMAAGLTDLFGDVPYSEAFNGIDGTVTPAYDTQEAIYTGADGILANLDAGIAAIEAYEDVIPLEGDILYGGDLQAWVRFANSLKIKHLLRISDRVDVSADLQALVNEDNFITSNSDNAVFNFSNTEPNSFRLAQLRVGDFNNFVLSETMETILLDLEDTRLSTFFRPASSTDEFNGLINGIDATSTAAVLGDLSLAGTAFREDTSVLDANFMTAWETSLALAEAAQRGLITVDAQALYENGVTLAFEYWQTPLPVDYLTGNAAFNNADSSPLEQILTQKWIANIINGYEGWIEYRRTGFPEFMDVQASLNDGLIPVRMPYPSEEEALNADNYQTAFDATDGNSLNVRVWWDVD, from the coding sequence AAATGATCCCGTAAGCGTGCAACCTAGCTTGTTATTGCGACAAGTTATTTATGACTACGGAGAGCAAATGAGTTATGAAGGTTTTGTGGCTGGAGATTTACTATCGCAGCACAGAACGGCTCTTGACTTTAATCTTTTTGATCGTCACGCCTTAAAATCACCGCAGCTAGGTGGAAATCCTTGGCCTATATTTTATACGAATTTAAGAGACAATCAGATTATCTTACAGCAGGCGCAAACTAATTTGACCTTTGCTGTATATGAAGGGCCTGCACTTATCCTCAAGGCGTATATGGCGGCTGGGCTTACAGATCTTTTTGGCGATGTTCCTTACTCAGAAGCGTTTAATGGAATAGATGGAACGGTAACACCAGCTTATGACACACAGGAGGCCATATATACTGGAGCAGATGGTATTCTAGCAAATCTAGATGCAGGAATTGCTGCTATAGAAGCTTATGAAGATGTGATCCCGCTAGAAGGAGATATTCTTTATGGTGGTGACTTACAAGCTTGGGTACGCTTTGCAAACAGTCTTAAAATCAAACATCTTTTACGTATCTCAGATCGTGTAGATGTAAGTGCAGATTTACAAGCGCTGGTTAATGAGGATAACTTTATAACTAGTAATAGTGATAATGCTGTGTTTAACTTTAGCAATACGGAGCCTAACAGTTTTAGACTTGCACAATTGCGTGTGGGCGACTTTAACAACTTTGTGCTTTCTGAAACGATGGAAACCATTCTTTTAGACCTTGAAGATACGAGGCTTAGTACGTTTTTTAGACCAGCATCAAGTACTGACGAATTTAACGGACTTATAAACGGAATAGATGCAACCTCAACGGCTGCCGTGCTAGGAGATTTATCACTTGCCGGCACTGCTTTTAGAGAAGATACTTCTGTACTAGATGCCAACTTTATGACGGCTTGGGAAACTTCGCTAGCTCTAGCCGAAGCAGCCCAGCGCGGACTTATTACCGTAGATGCGCAGGCACTTTATGAAAACGGCGTGACACTCGCTTTTGAATACTGGCAAACACCTTTACCAGTAGATTACCTTACTGGTAATGCTGCTTTCAATAACGCAGATAGTTCGCCGCTAGAGCAAATACTTACTCAAAAGTGGATTGCAAACATCATAAACGGCTATGAAGGTTGGATAGAATATAGACGCACCGGTTTTCCTGAGTTTATGGATGTGCAAGCAAGTCTCAACGACGGTTTAATTCCCGTACGTATGCCTTACCCATCTGAAGAAGAAGCGCTCAATGCAGATAATTACCAGACAGCATTTGATGCGACAGATGGCAATAGCCTTAATGTACGCGTGTGGTGGGATGTAGATTAA